A window from Luteibacter flocculans encodes these proteins:
- a CDS encoding FKBP-type peptidyl-prolyl cis-trans isomerase has protein sequence MSPLRFLVMFAALSLPFAAVGAQSASTAPVSGAPAIDKTKLSYAIGYQIGTQFANSAQPDVDIAVLVKALQDGYAKRPPGVSIDVMQQQLVNFDAKVQRDSAVEFRRVAAANAKRSADFLARNRTRSGVVTLPSGIQYAVLAKGSGPQAQVTSTVVVNYRGALIDGTEFDSSYAHGKPVTFTVNRVIPGWQDVIPRMHVGDRWKVVIPPQLAYGERGELPRIGPNEALVFEIELMGIVP, from the coding sequence ATGTCACCCTTGCGTTTCCTGGTCATGTTCGCTGCCCTGTCGCTGCCGTTTGCGGCGGTGGGCGCGCAGTCGGCGTCGACGGCACCTGTGTCGGGCGCACCGGCGATCGACAAGACCAAGCTCTCCTATGCGATCGGCTACCAGATCGGTACGCAGTTCGCCAACAGCGCGCAGCCGGACGTAGATATCGCGGTGCTGGTGAAGGCGCTGCAGGACGGCTACGCGAAGCGTCCACCGGGCGTTTCCATCGACGTGATGCAGCAGCAGCTCGTCAACTTCGACGCAAAGGTGCAGCGCGATTCCGCGGTGGAGTTCCGCCGTGTCGCGGCGGCGAATGCGAAGCGCAGCGCCGACTTCCTCGCGCGCAATCGCACCCGGTCCGGGGTGGTCACGCTGCCGTCGGGCATCCAGTATGCCGTGCTCGCCAAGGGCAGCGGTCCACAGGCGCAGGTCACCAGTACCGTCGTGGTCAATTACCGCGGCGCGCTGATCGACGGCACGGAATTCGACAGCTCGTACGCCCATGGCAAGCCGGTGACTTTTACCGTGAACCGGGTCATCCCGGGCTGGCAGGACGTGATCCCGCGCATGCATGTCGGCGATCGCTGGAAGGTGGTCATCCCGCCCCAGCTGGCCTACGGCGAACGTGGCGAATTGCCGCGTATCGGCCCGAATGAGGCGCTCGTGTTCGAAATCGAGCTGATGGGCATCGTCCCGTAG
- the mutL gene encoding DNA mismatch repair endonuclease MutL, translated as MPIRPLPPELINQIAAGEVIERPASVVKELVENSIDAGARRIEVDIEQGGVRLIRVRDDGGGIPRDELALAVASHATSKIGSFDDLERVSSMGFRGEALASVSSVARFSLTSRQPHEDAAWRIEVDGGRTQEVRPAQHPPGTTIEVRDLFYNVPARRKFLRAERTEFAHIDDLLKSLALAREGVDIRLSHNGKPVRLLKPARDEHAALARVAEVLGADFPGQALRVEHEAAGMRLSGWVGLPTASRSQADQQYFYVNGRLVRDRVVAHAVRQAYADVLFHGRHPVFVLFLELDPAGVDVNVHPAKSEVRFREQRLIHDFLFRTLHEALAQTRAGIAVPVSEAPMPMAVGGSGFAEARTSSLPSSSMPAWPQSASQSRLNLGVRDTPLADYATLFGSAQPSTPVTSWTPPAGDASEEGGDVPPLGYAIAQLKNIYVLAENAHGLVLVDMHAAHERITYEKLKNGRVTANLRSQMLLVPLSIAVSAKEAAAAEEHAEALGEWGLELSRSGPSGVVVRRIPSLLEGADVAQLTRDVLGELAQHGSSHRLEELENELLSTMACHGSVRAGRRLGIPEMNALLREMEATERSGQCNHGRPTWVQLSLGELDRMFLRGR; from the coding sequence ATGCCCATCCGTCCACTGCCCCCCGAGCTGATCAATCAGATCGCGGCCGGTGAAGTCATCGAGCGCCCCGCCTCGGTGGTGAAGGAACTCGTCGAGAACAGCATCGACGCCGGTGCGCGACGCATCGAAGTCGATATCGAACAAGGCGGCGTGCGGTTGATCCGCGTGCGTGACGACGGTGGCGGTATCCCGCGCGACGAACTCGCCTTGGCCGTCGCTTCGCACGCGACCAGCAAGATCGGCAGCTTCGACGATCTGGAGCGCGTGTCCAGCATGGGATTCCGTGGCGAAGCGCTGGCCTCGGTATCGTCGGTGGCGCGTTTCTCGCTCACCTCGCGACAGCCTCACGAAGACGCCGCGTGGCGGATCGAAGTCGATGGCGGCCGCACCCAGGAGGTGAGGCCGGCTCAGCATCCGCCGGGCACCACCATCGAAGTGCGCGATCTGTTCTACAACGTGCCGGCGCGGCGCAAGTTCCTCCGTGCGGAACGCACCGAGTTTGCGCATATCGACGACCTGCTGAAATCGCTGGCGCTGGCGCGCGAAGGCGTGGACATCCGGCTCAGCCACAATGGCAAGCCGGTACGTCTGCTGAAGCCCGCGCGCGACGAGCACGCCGCGCTGGCGCGCGTCGCCGAAGTGCTTGGTGCGGACTTCCCAGGCCAGGCCCTGCGCGTGGAACACGAAGCTGCTGGCATGCGTCTGTCCGGCTGGGTCGGTCTGCCGACGGCCTCGCGTTCGCAGGCGGATCAGCAGTATTTCTACGTCAACGGCCGGCTCGTGCGCGACCGCGTTGTGGCCCATGCGGTGCGCCAGGCGTATGCGGATGTGCTCTTTCACGGGCGGCATCCGGTGTTCGTGTTGTTTCTCGAACTCGATCCCGCAGGCGTGGATGTGAACGTGCATCCGGCAAAAAGCGAGGTGCGTTTCCGCGAGCAGCGCCTTATCCACGACTTCCTCTTCCGCACGCTGCACGAGGCGCTGGCACAGACCCGCGCCGGCATCGCCGTGCCGGTCTCGGAGGCGCCCATGCCCATGGCCGTCGGTGGAAGTGGTTTCGCGGAAGCGCGCACGTCGTCGTTGCCGTCGTCCTCGATGCCTGCGTGGCCGCAGTCGGCCAGTCAGTCGCGTTTGAACCTCGGTGTGCGCGACACGCCGCTCGCCGACTACGCGACGCTGTTTGGTTCCGCTCAGCCGTCTACGCCGGTCACGTCGTGGACGCCGCCCGCTGGCGACGCGTCGGAAGAGGGCGGCGACGTTCCGCCGCTCGGCTATGCGATCGCGCAATTGAAGAACATCTACGTGCTCGCGGAGAACGCGCACGGCCTCGTGCTCGTCGACATGCATGCGGCGCACGAACGCATCACCTACGAAAAGCTGAAGAACGGTCGCGTCACCGCCAATCTGCGCTCGCAGATGTTGCTGGTGCCCTTGTCGATTGCCGTCAGTGCGAAGGAGGCCGCCGCGGCCGAAGAGCATGCGGAAGCCCTCGGTGAGTGGGGCCTCGAACTGTCGCGCAGTGGTCCCAGCGGCGTGGTCGTGCGCCGCATTCCGTCACTGCTCGAAGGCGCCGACGTGGCGCAATTGACGCGCGACGTACTTGGCGAACTGGCGCAACACGGTAGTTCGCACCGGCTGGAAGAGCTGGAGAACGAATTGCTCTCCACCATGGCCTGCCATGGTTCCGTGCGTGCCGGCCGACGCCTCGGCATTCCCGAAATGAACGCCCTGCTGCGCGAGATGGAAGCCACCGAACGCTCGGGCCAGTGCAACCATGGCCGGCCCACTTGGGTGCAACTCTCGCTCGGCGAACTTGATCGTATGTTCCTGCGCGGTCGCTGA
- a CDS encoding sulfurtransferase, producing the protein MLISRTLIDAATAAHLPAHDVLFVDARFDLNQPGGRDPGKGDQDYALSHIPGAVRADLDRDLADMGTPSNGRGRHPLPAASTFSAWLGQAGWRPDLQVVVYDAAGGSLAAARFWWLARLAGIDNVAVLDGGWPAWQAAGFPTDNVVPVREPTAVHVTFDAAGTVSADELAEGVASGRLVLLDARAAPRFRGEVEPLDPVAGHVPGARNRPFADNLDTDGRFRSPEDLRRAFHHVIGPHEPTDVVHMCGSGVTACHNLLAMEYAGLCGSRLYAPSWSGWVSDPSRGIATGN; encoded by the coding sequence ATGCTGATTTCGCGCACGCTGATCGATGCGGCTACGGCCGCGCACCTTCCTGCGCACGACGTCCTCTTTGTGGACGCGCGCTTCGATCTCAACCAGCCCGGCGGCCGCGATCCCGGCAAGGGCGATCAGGACTACGCGCTCTCGCATATCCCCGGTGCCGTGCGCGCCGACCTGGATCGCGATCTGGCGGACATGGGCACGCCGTCGAACGGCCGTGGACGCCATCCGCTGCCGGCGGCCTCCACGTTCTCTGCGTGGTTGGGACAGGCCGGATGGCGGCCCGATCTGCAGGTGGTGGTCTACGACGCGGCCGGTGGCTCGCTTGCGGCGGCACGCTTCTGGTGGCTGGCGCGCCTTGCCGGCATCGACAACGTCGCCGTGCTCGACGGTGGCTGGCCTGCGTGGCAAGCGGCAGGGTTCCCCACCGATAACGTCGTGCCCGTGCGCGAGCCGACGGCCGTGCACGTGACCTTCGATGCGGCGGGTACGGTAAGCGCCGACGAACTGGCGGAAGGCGTCGCCAGTGGGCGCCTGGTGCTCCTCGATGCGCGCGCTGCGCCACGCTTCCGTGGCGAGGTCGAGCCCCTCGATCCCGTCGCCGGCCATGTGCCCGGTGCGCGCAATCGACCGTTCGCCGACAACCTCGATACGGACGGCCGTTTCCGGTCGCCCGAGGATCTGCGTCGCGCCTTTCATCACGTCATCGGTCCGCACGAGCCGACCGACGTCGTGCATATGTGCGGCTCCGGTGTCACGGCGTGCCATAACCTGCTCGCGATGGAATATGCCGGGTTGTGCGGCTCCCGCCTTTACGCACCGTCGTGGAGCGGCTGGGTGAGCGATCCCTCGCGTGGCATCGCCACCGGCAACTGA
- a CDS encoding DUF1684 domain-containing protein, with protein sequence MTDPSTYSREVDEARAARLALLTAPGGWLSLIAFEWLKDGANRIGSASHNDIVLTTGPADLGVVTLQDDGTTTIAFAPGTDARVDGVEVPRATLLDDAGGRAPSEVQFGSARLFVIQRDGRKALRVRDEAAPTRIDFKGLNYFPIDPTWRVVADWVPFDPPYELELGTVIGTIEKESVPGKAVFTRDGKTHELYPYHETPDALFFIFGDLTSGKETYGAGRFLDTGLPVDGKLVLDFNLARNPPCVFTPYATCQLAPPENRLDVRVEAGELTYRGGH encoded by the coding sequence ATGACCGACCCTTCCACTTACTCGCGCGAGGTGGACGAAGCCCGCGCTGCTCGTCTTGCACTGCTGACGGCGCCCGGCGGCTGGCTCAGCCTGATCGCCTTCGAATGGTTGAAGGATGGGGCGAACCGTATCGGCAGCGCGAGTCACAACGACATCGTGCTCACGACCGGCCCCGCCGATCTCGGCGTCGTCACCTTGCAGGATGACGGCACGACGACGATCGCGTTTGCTCCGGGCACCGACGCGCGCGTGGACGGCGTCGAGGTGCCGCGCGCCACGTTGCTCGACGACGCGGGCGGACGTGCGCCGAGTGAAGTGCAGTTCGGCTCTGCGCGGCTTTTCGTTATCCAGCGTGACGGCCGCAAGGCGTTGCGCGTGCGCGACGAGGCCGCGCCGACGCGCATCGACTTCAAGGGGCTGAATTATTTTCCGATCGATCCGACGTGGCGTGTCGTCGCCGATTGGGTGCCGTTCGATCCGCCCTACGAACTCGAACTCGGTACGGTCATCGGCACCATCGAGAAGGAAAGCGTTCCCGGGAAGGCGGTCTTCACGCGCGATGGAAAAACGCACGAGCTGTATCCGTATCACGAGACGCCCGACGCGCTGTTCTTCATCTTCGGGGATCTGACCAGCGGCAAGGAAACCTACGGTGCGGGACGCTTCCTCGATACGGGCCTGCCCGTCGACGGCAAGCTCGTGCTCGACTTCAACCTGGCCCGCAATCCGCCGTGCGTCTTTACCCCGTATGCCACCTGCCAGCTCGCGCCGCCGGAGAACCGGCTCGACGTGCGCGTGGAAGCGGGTGAGCTGACCTATCGCGGTGGGCACTAG
- a CDS encoding oligopeptide:H+ symporter, translating into MTASDTAAPPVRLPRQIPYIVGNEGCERFSFYGMRNILTPFLLTSLLMYLPEAERPGAAKDVFHTFVIGVYFFPLLGGWLADRWIGKYRTVLWLSLLYCVGHACLAIFEHSVAGFYTGLALIALGAGGIKPCVSAFVGDQFDESNRKLAKVVFDAFYWMINVGSFFASLLMPYFLRHYGAAVAFGIPGVLMFVATAVFWSGRRHYVMLPPTQGDPHGFLKVVRTALFAQAPGQGRPGLVVACVALVLAVAAFALVPSLGVVASFCLAFVCVLGGLGVGARMQLERARGRHPDDAIDAVGAVLRVLLVFALVTPFWSLFDQKASTWVLQANTMAAPDWLHPAQMQAVNPALVLLFIPFNNLVVFPLLRRAGIEPTALRRMTTGIVLSAVAWVIVGAIQLAIDGGDAVSIAWQLVPYAFLTMGEVLVSATGLEFAYSQAPPSMKGTLMSFWTLSVTVGNLWVLLANAGVRNDAVLSGIASTGIGSAAFQMFFFATLAALAALAFGLYARRYREVDYYRPA; encoded by the coding sequence ATGACTGCTTCCGATACGGCCGCGCCACCCGTTCGTCTGCCCCGGCAGATTCCGTACATCGTCGGCAACGAGGGCTGCGAGCGATTCAGTTTTTATGGCATGCGGAACATCCTCACGCCGTTTTTGCTTACGTCGCTGCTGATGTACCTGCCCGAGGCCGAACGGCCCGGCGCGGCAAAGGACGTGTTCCATACGTTCGTCATCGGCGTGTATTTCTTTCCTCTGCTCGGCGGTTGGCTGGCGGACCGCTGGATCGGCAAGTACCGCACGGTGCTCTGGCTGAGCCTGCTCTATTGCGTGGGGCACGCGTGCCTGGCGATCTTCGAGCACAGCGTGGCCGGCTTCTACACGGGGCTGGCGCTGATCGCGCTCGGGGCGGGCGGCATCAAACCTTGCGTGTCCGCCTTCGTGGGCGACCAGTTCGACGAGAGCAACCGCAAGCTCGCGAAAGTCGTCTTCGACGCGTTCTACTGGATGATCAACGTCGGCTCGTTCTTCGCGTCGTTGCTGATGCCGTATTTCCTGCGCCACTACGGTGCCGCGGTGGCTTTCGGCATTCCCGGCGTGCTGATGTTCGTGGCGACGGCCGTGTTCTGGAGCGGCCGCCGTCACTACGTGATGCTGCCGCCGACGCAGGGCGATCCGCATGGGTTCCTCAAAGTCGTACGCACGGCGCTGTTCGCGCAGGCACCGGGGCAGGGCAGGCCGGGCCTCGTCGTTGCATGCGTCGCCTTGGTGCTCGCCGTGGCTGCGTTTGCGCTGGTGCCGTCGCTCGGCGTGGTCGCCTCGTTCTGTCTTGCCTTCGTATGCGTGCTGGGCGGGCTGGGCGTCGGTGCGCGCATGCAGTTGGAGCGGGCGCGCGGCAGGCATCCCGACGATGCCATCGATGCCGTGGGCGCGGTGCTCCGCGTGCTGCTGGTCTTCGCGCTGGTGACACCGTTCTGGTCGCTGTTCGATCAAAAGGCGTCGACCTGGGTCTTGCAGGCCAACACGATGGCCGCACCGGACTGGCTGCACCCTGCGCAGATGCAGGCCGTCAATCCCGCCCTCGTGCTGCTGTTCATCCCGTTCAACAATCTCGTCGTCTTTCCGCTGCTGAGGCGTGCCGGCATCGAACCGACGGCGCTGCGTCGCATGACGACGGGCATCGTGCTGTCCGCGGTGGCGTGGGTCATCGTGGGGGCGATCCAGTTGGCGATCGACGGCGGCGACGCCGTGTCCATCGCCTGGCAACTCGTGCCGTACGCGTTCCTCACCATGGGCGAGGTGCTCGTCTCGGCCACCGGCCTCGAGTTCGCCTACAGCCAGGCACCCCCCTCGATGAAAGGCACGTTGATGAGCTTCTGGACGCTCAGCGTCACGGTGGGCAATCTCTGGGTGCTGCTGGCGAACGCGGGCGTGCGCAACGACGCCGTACTCTCCGGCATCGCCAGCACCGGCATCGGCAGCGCAGCGTTCCAGATGTTCTTCTTCGCCACACTCGCGGCGCTGGCCGCCCTGGCCTTTGGCCTGTACGCACGGCGCTACCGCGAGGTCGACTACTACCGCCCGGCATGA
- a CDS encoding oxidoreductase produces MHPIPTGLIGYGTAGAVFHAPLIAAAEGLRLAAIGSRRVAEIRRDFPEARAYENPQELLADPAIELVVIATPNDSHATLARAALEAGKHVVVDKPFTLDAAEADALIALAARVNRQLSVFHNRRWDNDFLTVRRLVEDGRLGEVAYYEAHFDRFRPEIKQGWRETETPGSGLLYDLGAHLIDQALVLFGLPQAITADVTRQRTSARTDDYFHLVLDYGRRRAVLHASVLVRDPGPRFLVHGDGGSFVKYGIDGQEAALREGHRPGSAGWGEDTPALFGRFTDADGSVAMIDTLPGRYTAFYEGVAAALRGEAPLPVEAREARDVIRVIEAAQVSAKERRTVPLS; encoded by the coding sequence ATGCATCCCATCCCCACCGGCCTCATCGGCTATGGCACGGCTGGCGCCGTCTTCCATGCACCGCTCATTGCCGCTGCCGAAGGTCTGCGGCTGGCCGCCATCGGCAGCCGGCGTGTCGCGGAGATCCGGCGCGATTTTCCGGAGGCTCGCGCTTACGAAAATCCTCAAGAACTGCTCGCCGATCCCGCCATCGAACTCGTGGTGATCGCCACGCCCAACGACAGCCACGCCACGCTCGCGCGGGCGGCGCTGGAAGCGGGCAAGCACGTGGTGGTGGACAAGCCGTTCACCCTCGACGCCGCCGAAGCCGATGCACTGATCGCGCTGGCGGCACGCGTGAATCGACAGTTGTCGGTTTTTCACAATCGGCGATGGGACAACGACTTCCTCACCGTGCGCCGTCTTGTCGAGGATGGTCGTCTCGGCGAGGTCGCCTATTACGAAGCGCACTTCGACCGCTTCCGCCCCGAGATCAAGCAAGGCTGGCGGGAAACGGAGACGCCTGGCTCAGGGCTGCTTTACGACCTGGGCGCGCATCTGATCGATCAGGCCCTCGTGTTGTTCGGCCTGCCGCAGGCGATCACCGCGGACGTGACGCGACAGCGCACCTCCGCCAGGACCGACGACTATTTCCACCTCGTGCTCGACTACGGGCGGCGGCGCGCCGTGCTCCACGCCTCGGTGCTGGTGCGCGATCCGGGACCGCGATTCCTGGTGCATGGCGACGGCGGAAGCTTCGTGAAGTACGGCATCGATGGTCAGGAAGCCGCCTTGCGCGAAGGGCACCGCCCCGGCAGCGCGGGCTGGGGCGAGGACACGCCAGCTCTGTTTGGCCGTTTCACCGACGCCGACGGCAGCGTCGCCATGATCGACACGCTGCCGGGTCGCTACACCGCATTCTACGAAGGCGTTGCGGCGGCGTTGCGCGGCGAGGCACCGCTGCCCGTGGAAGCGCGCGAAGCACGTGACGTCATCCGCGTGATCGAGGCCGCGCAGGTCAGCGCGAAGGAACGCCGTACCGTCCCCCTGTCTTAA
- a CDS encoding diacylglycerol/lipid kinase family protein: protein MSHASSFAIVMNAGSGKQSAEEARQTIAAVLDAAGRPYRFFLIDGDRDIVTVVRDAAAHAKATGAALVAAGGDGTINCVASAAWADDLVMGVLPQGTFNFVGRTHGIPLDAREATEALVRATPCDTQIGMVNDRVFLVNGSLGLYPQVLEDREAWKQRFGRHRIVALWSGLATMMRGYRPLRIEVSDGERTRQVRTPTLFVGNNALQLEKIGLDEAEAVHRNEGWLAGLVLKPIGRLTMLGLILRGALGKLGEAENAVSFAFREITVQPKHHHHAIKVAVDGEIVWLEPPIVFRAAPRPLRLLTDRVRQPGEDPG, encoded by the coding sequence ATGAGCCACGCATCCTCCTTCGCCATCGTCATGAACGCCGGGTCCGGCAAGCAGTCCGCTGAGGAGGCTCGGCAGACGATTGCCGCCGTCCTCGACGCGGCCGGACGCCCCTATCGCTTCTTCCTGATCGACGGCGATCGAGACATCGTGACCGTGGTCCGCGACGCTGCGGCCCACGCCAAGGCGACCGGCGCCGCACTGGTCGCAGCGGGTGGCGACGGCACGATCAACTGCGTCGCGTCCGCGGCCTGGGCGGACGATCTGGTCATGGGGGTGCTGCCGCAGGGCACGTTCAACTTCGTGGGCCGCACGCATGGCATCCCGCTGGACGCGCGGGAAGCGACCGAGGCGCTGGTGCGCGCGACGCCGTGCGACACGCAGATCGGCATGGTCAACGACCGCGTGTTCCTCGTGAACGGTAGCCTGGGCCTTTACCCGCAGGTACTGGAAGATCGCGAGGCGTGGAAGCAGCGCTTCGGTCGGCACCGCATCGTGGCCCTGTGGTCCGGGCTGGCGACCATGATGCGCGGCTATCGCCCGCTGCGTATCGAAGTGAGCGACGGCGAGCGCACTCGCCAAGTTCGCACGCCCACGTTGTTCGTGGGCAACAACGCACTGCAACTGGAAAAGATCGGGCTCGACGAGGCCGAGGCCGTGCATCGCAACGAAGGATGGCTCGCGGGTCTGGTGCTGAAGCCGATCGGCAGACTCACGATGCTCGGACTGATCCTTCGCGGCGCACTGGGCAAGCTGGGTGAAGCCGAGAACGCAGTGAGCTTCGCGTTCCGCGAAATCACCGTACAGCCGAAGCATCACCATCATGCGATCAAGGTGGCGGTGGACGGCGAGATCGTCTGGCTCGAGCCGCCGATCGTGTTTCGCGCCGCCCCGCGCCCGCTTCGTCTGCTCACCGATCGCGTACGTCAACCGGGGGAGGACCCGGGTTGA
- a CDS encoding enoyl-CoA hydratase/isomerase family protein, translated as MAFRTLTTADRGAVRTITVNRPDKLNALNRETIGELTLAFRQAAQDDGVRVVVLSGAGEKAFVAGADISEMTAWTPVQAQAASHAGQTLMLTVERLGKPVIARIHGYALGGGMELAMACHLRVASEKARFGQPEIGLGLIPGFGGTQRLTRLTGRGAALELCLLGQQIDAARAERLGLVTRVVAADELDATVDAMADQLAAAAPLALKGILDAVIEGGECAIDQGLAFETQGFAIAFSTEDMREGTSAFLERRKASFKGA; from the coding sequence ATGGCCTTTCGTACGCTCACCACCGCCGATCGTGGCGCCGTCCGCACGATCACCGTCAACCGCCCCGACAAGCTGAACGCACTCAACCGCGAGACCATCGGTGAGCTGACGCTGGCGTTTCGCCAGGCAGCGCAGGACGACGGCGTGCGCGTGGTGGTGCTGTCCGGTGCGGGCGAGAAGGCCTTCGTGGCTGGCGCGGACATCTCGGAAATGACCGCCTGGACGCCGGTGCAGGCGCAGGCGGCCTCGCACGCTGGGCAGACCTTGATGCTTACGGTCGAACGCCTCGGCAAGCCGGTGATTGCGCGCATCCATGGCTACGCGCTGGGTGGTGGCATGGAGCTGGCGATGGCCTGCCATCTGCGTGTGGCGAGCGAGAAAGCACGCTTCGGCCAGCCGGAAATCGGCCTCGGCCTGATTCCTGGCTTCGGCGGCACGCAGCGACTGACCCGTCTCACTGGGCGTGGCGCGGCGCTGGAGCTGTGCCTGCTCGGCCAGCAGATCGACGCCGCACGCGCCGAACGCCTCGGTCTCGTGACGCGCGTGGTCGCCGCGGACGAACTGGACGCCACCGTCGATGCCATGGCCGACCAGCTCGCCGCCGCCGCGCCGCTTGCGCTGAAGGGCATTCTCGACGCGGTGATCGAAGGCGGCGAATGCGCGATCGATCAGGGTCTGGCGTTTGAAACGCAGGGCTTCGCGATCGCCTTCTCCACCGAGGATATGCGCGAAGGCACGTCGGCATTTCTGGAACGGCGCAAGGCGAGCTTCAAGGGCGCCTGA
- a CDS encoding glucose 1-dehydrogenase: MPTPKRASPVPAPPAREWPGKVVLVTGGAQGIGKGIAQAVLEAGGNVVIGDLDVEAGHACLEEWNVPDRAMFRRLDVSREANVKAFVAAALRRFGRIDGLVNNAGIADPETGPLDALDALEWKRRLDTNLGGVFLCSKHALPSLKKSNGAIVNIASSRAHQSEPDTEAYAASKGGIVALTHALAISAGPVRVNAINPGWIAVDDWKKPSARKTPKLSAADHAQHPVGRVGVPPDIGALAVFLLSSQAGFITGQNITVDGGMSRKMQYV, translated from the coding sequence ATGCCCACACCGAAACGCGCTTCGCCGGTTCCCGCGCCGCCGGCCCGTGAATGGCCCGGCAAGGTCGTGCTCGTGACCGGTGGTGCTCAAGGCATCGGCAAGGGCATCGCGCAGGCGGTGCTCGAAGCGGGCGGCAACGTGGTGATTGGTGATCTGGATGTCGAAGCAGGACACGCCTGTCTGGAGGAATGGAACGTTCCGGATCGTGCGATGTTCCGGCGTCTCGATGTCTCGCGGGAAGCGAACGTGAAGGCATTCGTGGCGGCGGCGCTACGTCGCTTCGGACGGATCGACGGTCTGGTCAACAACGCGGGCATCGCGGACCCGGAAACCGGGCCGCTGGACGCGCTGGATGCGTTGGAGTGGAAACGCCGCCTCGACACCAACCTCGGCGGTGTCTTCCTGTGCAGCAAGCACGCGTTGCCGTCGTTAAAGAAAAGCAATGGCGCGATCGTCAACATCGCCTCGTCGCGGGCGCATCAGTCCGAGCCCGACACGGAAGCGTATGCCGCGAGCAAGGGCGGCATCGTGGCTTTGACCCACGCGCTCGCGATCAGTGCCGGTCCGGTGCGCGTCAACGCGATCAACCCAGGCTGGATTGCGGTGGATGACTGGAAGAAGCCGTCGGCGCGAAAGACGCCGAAACTGAGTGCGGCCGATCATGCGCAACACCCTGTGGGAAGAGTGGGCGTGCCGCCGGACATCGGCGCGCTCGCGGTCTTTCTCCTGTCGTCGCAAGCCGGCTTCATCACCGGTCAGAACATCACCGTGGATGGCGGCATGAGCCGCAAGATGCAGTATGTGTAG
- a CDS encoding metallophosphoesterase family protein, whose amino-acid sequence MSLVVQISDPHFGTERAEVVDALRTSIRALQPELVILSGDVTQRARRAQFAAARHFVDTLERPWLAIPGNHDVPLLNLVARAFDPFGGYRRAFGTDLEPIFTAPRLLVIGVNTVRATRHKNGEVSDAQIARVCERLRQADRDQLRIVVTHQPVHVIREKDIANLLIHREPAIVAWAEAGADLVLGGHIHLPYVRPLDNETRRLARPLWSVQAGTAVSSRIREGISNSFHVIRHESDRGVATVEQWDYDEGRWQFDAGQMTTIPLQR is encoded by the coding sequence TTGAGCCTGGTCGTCCAGATCTCCGATCCGCATTTCGGGACCGAGCGTGCGGAAGTGGTCGACGCACTGCGCACGTCGATCCGCGCATTGCAGCCCGAACTGGTGATTCTCTCGGGCGACGTGACCCAGCGCGCACGGCGTGCGCAGTTCGCTGCCGCGCGACACTTCGTCGATACGCTCGAACGGCCGTGGCTTGCCATACCGGGCAATCACGACGTGCCGCTGCTCAATCTCGTCGCGCGGGCGTTCGATCCCTTTGGAGGCTATCGTCGAGCCTTCGGCACCGACCTCGAACCGATCTTCACCGCCCCCCGCCTGCTGGTCATCGGCGTCAACACGGTGCGTGCCACCCGGCACAAGAACGGCGAAGTGTCCGACGCGCAGATTGCGCGCGTGTGCGAGCGGCTGCGACAGGCAGACCGCGATCAACTGCGCATCGTGGTGACGCACCAGCCGGTGCATGTGATCCGCGAGAAGGACATCGCCAACCTGCTCATCCACCGCGAGCCAGCGATCGTCGCCTGGGCCGAGGCGGGAGCCGACCTCGTGCTCGGCGGCCATATCCATCTACCCTACGTCCGACCCCTCGACAACGAGACGCGTCGGCTCGCTCGGCCTTTGTGGTCGGTGCAGGCGGGTACCGCCGTGTCGTCGCGCATCCGCGAGGGGATCAGCAATTCCTTCCATGTCATTCGGCACGAATCCGATCGCGGCGTCGCGACGGTCGAACAGTGGGACTATGACGAAGGCCGCTGGCAGTTCGATGCCGGGCAGATGACAACTATCCCGTTGCAGCGATAG